One stretch of Caldinitratiruptor microaerophilus DNA includes these proteins:
- a CDS encoding carbohydrate ABC transporter permease — translation MGIRADQAVRWLFPLPALAFVVVMMLFPIVYTAWLSLHEWSMSAVTPPRLVGLRNYATLLGADPRFWMAVWRTIYFTGLALVVETVLGVAIALLLNRDFPGKNLVKTLVLLPMIATPVAIGMVWLLFYEPTIGLANYVLGLFHLPPQPWLASERGALPSLALVDIWQWTPMVALIVLAGLASLPADPFEAAQVDGATPLQVLWHVTLPLLRPTIGVAVILRAIDALKTFDIIYAMTQGGPNYASETLNLYAYTLGFSYFRMGMASALLEIFFALVLGVVVLLNRARRGVLM, via the coding sequence ATGGGGATCCGGGCAGATCAGGCGGTGCGATGGCTGTTCCCGCTGCCGGCACTGGCGTTCGTCGTCGTGATGATGCTGTTCCCCATCGTGTACACGGCGTGGCTGTCCCTGCACGAGTGGTCGATGTCCGCCGTCACGCCGCCGCGCCTCGTGGGGCTGCGCAACTACGCGACCCTCCTCGGCGCCGATCCGCGCTTCTGGATGGCCGTGTGGCGGACGATCTACTTCACCGGCCTCGCCCTCGTGGTGGAAACCGTGCTCGGGGTCGCCATCGCCCTCCTGCTGAACCGGGACTTTCCGGGGAAGAACCTGGTCAAGACCCTCGTGCTGCTGCCGATGATCGCCACCCCGGTGGCGATCGGGATGGTGTGGCTCCTCTTCTACGAGCCGACCATCGGCCTGGCGAACTACGTGCTCGGCCTGTTCCACCTGCCGCCCCAGCCCTGGCTGGCCTCTGAGCGGGGTGCGCTGCCCTCGCTGGCCCTCGTCGACATCTGGCAGTGGACCCCCATGGTCGCTCTGATCGTCCTGGCCGGGTTGGCCTCCCTGCCGGCGGATCCCTTCGAGGCGGCCCAGGTCGACGGCGCCACCCCGCTGCAGGTGCTGTGGCACGTCACCCTGCCGCTCCTGCGGCCGACCATCGGCGTCGCGGTGATCCTGCGCGCGATCGACGCCCTGAAGACCTTCGACATCATCTACGCGATGACCCAGGGCGGCCCGAACTACGCCTCCGAGACGCTGAACCTGTACGCCTACACGCTCGGCTTCAGCTACTTCCGGATGGGCATGGCCTCCGCGCTGCTGGAGATCTTCTTCGCCCTGGTGCTGGGGGTCGTGGTGCTCCTGAACCGGGCGCGCCGGGGGGTGCTGATGTGA
- a CDS encoding RNA recognition motif domain-containing protein, protein MTKTLYFGNLSWATTEGDLQQLVSQYAEVISARIATDRETGRSRGFGFVEVPADAAEAVIASLNGQEFDGRTITVNEARPREERPREDRSRRAAPRRW, encoded by the coding sequence ATGACCAAGACGCTGTATTTCGGCAACCTGTCCTGGGCCACCACGGAGGGGGACCTCCAGCAACTCGTCAGCCAGTACGCCGAGGTGATCTCGGCCCGGATCGCCACCGACCGTGAGACCGGCCGCTCCCGGGGCTTCGGCTTCGTGGAGGTGCCGGCGGACGCCGCCGAGGCCGTGATCGCCTCCCTGAACGGCCAGGAATTCGACGGCCGGACCATCACGGTGAACGAGGCCCGGCCGCGCGAGGAGCGCCCCCGCGAGGATCGCTCCCGCCGCGCCGCCCCCCGCCGCTGGTAA
- a CDS encoding ABC transporter substrate-binding protein, whose product MKRVLHRLAWAAAFAVLLSACSKPAGQPAAGQQGQPGTEKPAASQPYAGTTIRFLAANHPWTDTIKGLLPEFEQKTGIKVNMESIAENQLTQKLTVELTAGGGTVDVFMQRPLQEAKLFQKNGWYADLNEYLKDSAKTPADYDFADFYPGPVETETVQGHLTGIPLITEQQIIYYRKDLFEAKGIKVPTTMEELEAAAKALHDPSGGVYGIVMRGQGNPAVTQFSSFLYSMGGDFLQDGKAAIATPEAIKAFTFYGKLLREYGPPGVLNMSWPQAAALFAQGKAAMWLDANSLYNNVTDPKKSTVADKVGFAQFPAGDKGSLPYSVTSWGISIAASSKNRDAAWEFVKWATSKEIVLKTQSAGNPGARKSVWENPEGTKAWPAEWVEVARKSSAVGRPADRPQVINVGQARDIIGEVITAAITGKDVAAAAKDANARFQQLIDSESK is encoded by the coding sequence GTGAAACGGGTCCTGCACCGTCTCGCCTGGGCCGCGGCGTTCGCCGTCCTCCTCAGCGCCTGCTCGAAGCCTGCCGGGCAGCCGGCCGCCGGCCAGCAGGGGCAGCCGGGCACGGAGAAGCCCGCCGCGAGCCAGCCGTACGCCGGCACCACGATCCGCTTCCTGGCCGCCAACCACCCCTGGACGGACACGATCAAGGGCCTGCTGCCCGAGTTCGAGCAGAAGACGGGCATCAAGGTCAACATGGAGAGCATCGCCGAGAACCAGCTGACCCAGAAGCTGACGGTCGAGCTGACGGCGGGCGGCGGTACCGTCGACGTGTTCATGCAGCGGCCGCTCCAGGAGGCCAAGCTCTTCCAGAAGAACGGCTGGTACGCGGACCTGAACGAGTACCTGAAGGATAGCGCCAAGACCCCGGCCGACTACGACTTCGCGGATTTCTACCCCGGCCCGGTCGAGACGGAGACCGTGCAGGGGCACCTCACCGGCATCCCCCTCATCACCGAGCAGCAGATCATCTACTACCGGAAGGACCTCTTCGAGGCGAAGGGGATCAAGGTTCCGACCACGATGGAGGAACTCGAGGCGGCCGCCAAGGCGCTCCATGACCCCAGCGGCGGCGTCTACGGGATCGTCATGCGGGGCCAGGGCAACCCGGCGGTCACCCAGTTCTCGAGCTTCCTCTACAGCATGGGCGGGGACTTCCTGCAGGACGGCAAGGCCGCCATCGCCACCCCCGAGGCGATCAAGGCGTTCACGTTCTACGGCAAGCTGCTGCGGGAGTACGGCCCGCCCGGCGTGCTGAACATGTCCTGGCCGCAGGCGGCGGCGCTCTTCGCCCAGGGCAAGGCGGCCATGTGGCTCGACGCCAACTCCCTCTACAACAACGTCACCGACCCGAAGAAGTCCACCGTCGCCGACAAGGTCGGCTTCGCCCAGTTCCCCGCCGGCGACAAGGGCTCGCTGCCGTACTCGGTGACGTCCTGGGGCATCAGCATCGCCGCCTCCAGCAAGAACAGGGACGCGGCCTGGGAGTTCGTGAAGTGGGCGACCAGCAAGGAGATCGTCCTGAAGACCCAGTCGGCCGGTAACCCCGGCGCCCGGAAGTCGGTCTGGGAAAACCCCGAGGGCACCAAGGCGTGGCCGGCGGAGTGGGTCGAGGTGGCCCGGAAGTCCAGCGCCGTGGGCCGACCGGCCGACCGGCCCCAGGTGATCAACGTGGGCCAGGCCCGGGACATCATCGGCGAGGTCATCACGGCGGCCATCACCGGCAAGGACGTGGCCGCGGCCGCCAAGGACGCGAACGCGCGCTTCCAGCAGCTGATCGACAGCGAGAGCAAGTGA
- a CDS encoding menaquinone biosynthetic enzyme MqnA/MqnD family protein codes for MALETWPGAALARTPEAGALWRLGPVRLGYIDYLNTLPVYFGIEQGIIDLPVAVRRGVPSELNRLFLDGSLDITPISSIEFGRHADRCVLLPDLSISADGRVASILLFHRVPLPRVRRVALTTASATSVVLTRIILERHLGLVPEYVRMAPDLDAMLAGADAALMIGDDALLADQARREGRYPGVLALDLGEAWKEMTGLPMVYALWVIRAEFARRSPEGVWLVGRLLQESQAYSWTHRDALLAEARRRRHLPEPVIEDYFRLIRHEFGPRYREALLTFFRHAHALGELAEVPVLRVWGEEGR; via the coding sequence GTGGCCCTCGAGACCTGGCCCGGAGCGGCGCTGGCCCGCACGCCCGAGGCGGGTGCCCTGTGGCGGCTGGGGCCGGTGCGTCTGGGTTACATCGACTACCTGAACACGCTGCCGGTGTACTTCGGCATCGAGCAGGGGATCATCGACCTGCCGGTCGCCGTGCGCCGGGGCGTGCCGTCCGAGCTGAACCGCCTGTTCCTGGACGGTAGCCTCGACATCACGCCGATCTCCTCGATCGAGTTCGGCCGTCACGCCGACCGCTGCGTCCTCCTGCCGGACCTCTCCATCAGCGCGGACGGCCGGGTGGCGAGCATCCTGCTCTTCCACCGGGTCCCCCTGCCCCGGGTGCGGCGGGTGGCGCTGACCACGGCCTCGGCCACCTCGGTGGTGCTGACCCGCATCATCCTCGAGCGGCACCTGGGGCTCGTGCCCGAGTACGTGCGCATGGCCCCCGACCTGGACGCGATGCTGGCCGGGGCCGACGCCGCGCTCATGATCGGCGACGACGCCCTCCTGGCCGACCAGGCCCGCCGGGAGGGGCGGTATCCCGGCGTCCTCGCCCTGGACCTCGGCGAGGCCTGGAAGGAGATGACCGGGCTCCCGATGGTGTACGCCCTGTGGGTGATCCGGGCCGAATTCGCCCGGAGGAGCCCCGAGGGCGTGTGGCTGGTGGGCCGGCTCCTGCAGGAGAGCCAGGCGTACTCCTGGACCCACCGGGACGCGCTCCTGGCGGAGGCCCGCCGGCGCCGGCACCTGCCGGAACCCGTGATCGAGGACTACTTCCGGCTCATCCGGCACGAGTTCGGCCCGCGGTACCGCGAGGCACTCCTCACCTTCTTCCGCCACGCCCACGCCCTGGGCGAACTGGCAGAGGTGCCGGTCCTGCGGGTCTGGGGGGAGGAAGGGCGTTGA
- a CDS encoding carbohydrate ABC transporter permease, which produces MSRGRLRTLVSVLHGLGVAVVLAVFLFPFAWMVMSSFKTQVQITATPPQWIWQPTLENYVEVLQAQRFGTYIWNSFVVAAGSTLAGFVLGLPAAYAIARYRQHGLGMVILVARIVPGITFLVPWYIFFSKLKLVDTYTALILSHLLVVMPFIVWVMIAFFEAIPTEVIEAAMVDGCTEAGAFWRVVLPISGPGLVTSGILAFIFSWNNFMFSVILTGARTKTLPVAIFNFLSYSEINWGALMAAAVIITLPVVILGLVTQRYIVRGLTAGAVKG; this is translated from the coding sequence GTGAGCCGGGGACGCCTGCGCACACTCGTCAGCGTCCTCCATGGCCTCGGCGTGGCCGTGGTGCTGGCCGTCTTCCTGTTCCCCTTCGCGTGGATGGTCATGTCGTCGTTCAAGACCCAGGTGCAGATCACGGCCACCCCGCCGCAGTGGATCTGGCAGCCCACGCTCGAGAACTACGTCGAGGTCCTGCAGGCCCAGCGCTTCGGCACCTATATCTGGAACAGCTTCGTGGTGGCGGCGGGGTCGACCCTGGCCGGATTTGTCCTCGGCCTGCCGGCGGCGTATGCCATCGCCCGGTACCGCCAGCACGGCCTCGGCATGGTCATCCTGGTGGCCCGGATCGTGCCGGGCATCACCTTCCTGGTGCCGTGGTACATCTTCTTCAGCAAGCTGAAGCTGGTCGACACCTACACGGCCCTGATCCTCAGCCACCTGCTGGTGGTCATGCCCTTCATCGTCTGGGTGATGATCGCCTTCTTCGAGGCCATTCCCACTGAGGTCATCGAGGCAGCGATGGTCGACGGCTGCACCGAGGCGGGCGCCTTCTGGCGGGTCGTGCTCCCGATCTCCGGCCCGGGCCTCGTCACCTCCGGCATCCTGGCCTTCATCTTCTCCTGGAACAACTTCATGTTTTCCGTGATCCTCACGGGAGCCCGGACCAAGACTCTGCCGGTGGCGATCTTCAACTTCCTCTCCTACTCGGAGATCAACTGGGGCGCCCTCATGGCCGCGGCGGTGATCATCACGCTGCCGGTCGTGATCCTCGGGCTCGTGACCCAGCGCTACATCGTCCGCGGCCTGACGGCCGGGGCCGTGAAGGGGTAG
- the dgoD gene encoding galactonate dehydratase produces MKITRMELFKVPPRWLFLKVETDEGITGWGEPVVEGRADTVLAAVKELAGYLVGKDPLRIEDHWQVMYRGGFYRGGPVLMSAIAGIDQALWDIKGKYHGAPVYELLGGPCRDRIRVYNWIGGDRPADVAEQARRQVEAGLTAIKMNGTEEMHYIDSLEKVEAAVRRLAAVREAVGKGVDIAVDFHGRVHRAMAKVLAKELEPYRPMFIEEPVLPEHPEALREVARHTTIPIATGERLFSRWDFKGLLAGGAVDIIQPDLSHAGGITEVRKIAAMAEAYDVALAPHCPLGPIALAACLQVDACSPNAFIQEQSLGIHYNRGADLLDYLADPGVFRYKDGYVELPKGPGLGIEIDEAKVREAARTGHDWHNPVWRNADGTVAEW; encoded by the coding sequence GTGAAGATCACGCGGATGGAACTGTTCAAGGTCCCGCCCCGCTGGCTCTTCCTGAAGGTCGAGACCGACGAGGGGATCACGGGCTGGGGCGAGCCGGTGGTGGAGGGCCGGGCCGACACCGTCCTGGCGGCCGTGAAGGAGCTGGCGGGCTACCTCGTCGGGAAGGACCCGCTCCGGATCGAGGACCACTGGCAGGTGATGTACCGGGGCGGGTTCTACCGCGGCGGCCCGGTGCTGATGAGCGCGATCGCCGGCATCGACCAGGCGCTCTGGGACATCAAGGGCAAGTACCACGGGGCCCCGGTGTACGAGCTCCTCGGCGGCCCGTGCCGGGACCGGATCCGGGTGTACAACTGGATCGGCGGCGACCGGCCCGCCGACGTGGCCGAGCAGGCCCGCCGGCAGGTCGAGGCGGGCCTCACGGCCATCAAGATGAACGGCACCGAGGAGATGCACTACATCGACTCGCTGGAGAAGGTGGAGGCGGCGGTGCGGCGCCTGGCCGCCGTGCGGGAGGCGGTGGGCAAGGGCGTGGACATCGCGGTCGACTTCCACGGCCGCGTCCACCGGGCGATGGCGAAGGTGCTGGCCAAGGAACTGGAGCCGTACCGGCCGATGTTCATCGAGGAGCCCGTGCTCCCCGAACATCCCGAGGCCCTGCGCGAGGTGGCCCGGCACACGACGATCCCGATCGCCACCGGCGAGCGGCTCTTCTCCCGCTGGGACTTCAAGGGCCTCCTCGCCGGCGGCGCGGTCGACATCATCCAGCCCGACCTCTCGCACGCCGGCGGGATCACGGAGGTTCGCAAGATCGCCGCCATGGCCGAGGCGTACGACGTGGCCCTGGCTCCCCACTGCCCGCTGGGCCCCATCGCGCTGGCGGCATGCCTTCAGGTCGACGCCTGCTCGCCCAACGCCTTCATCCAGGAGCAGAGCCTCGGGATCCACTACAACCGGGGCGCCGACCTCCTCGACTACCTCGCCGACCCCGGCGTCTTCCGGTACAAGGACGGGTACGTCGAGCTGCCGAAGGGCCCGGGGCTGGGCATCGAGATCGACGAGGCGAAGGTGCGGGAGGCGGCCCGCACCGGCCACGACTGGCACAACCCGGTGTGGCGCAACGCCGACGGCACCGTCGCGGAGTGGTGA
- a CDS encoding MurR/RpiR family transcriptional regulator, with protein sequence MEGSSGVRVGTAVEARIRARWPHLSAKEQAVADFLLADPNGFVSLSISAIAARCGVSETVIVRLYRKLGYDGFHEFKIDIARSLTGAPVAAAGDIREGDGPDTVVQKIFAATRQALDDALPAVDPAVLARVRDVLLQARRVVVMGFGGSAPVALDLAHKLLKIGIVSTPLWDSHVQGMAAAVLGPGDAVVAVSHSGDSRDIVEALESARARGAATVLLTGFPGSPAARAAELVLLAPCRETQYRTDSMTSRIVQLAVIDALYVAMVLADPERARAVIHETSRAAARKKL encoded by the coding sequence ATGGAAGGGAGCTCGGGCGTGCGGGTCGGGACGGCCGTGGAGGCCCGGATCCGGGCCCGCTGGCCGCACCTCTCCGCCAAGGAGCAGGCGGTGGCCGATTTCCTGCTCGCAGACCCGAACGGATTCGTCTCGCTCTCGATCTCGGCCATCGCCGCCCGCTGCGGTGTCTCGGAGACCGTGATCGTCCGTCTCTACCGCAAGCTGGGGTACGATGGCTTTCACGAGTTCAAGATCGACATCGCGCGCTCGCTCACCGGCGCGCCGGTGGCCGCGGCGGGCGACATCCGCGAGGGCGACGGCCCGGACACCGTGGTGCAGAAGATCTTCGCCGCGACCCGCCAGGCGCTGGACGACGCGCTGCCTGCCGTCGATCCGGCCGTCCTGGCCCGGGTGCGTGACGTGCTCCTCCAGGCGCGCCGGGTGGTGGTGATGGGCTTCGGCGGGTCGGCGCCGGTGGCCCTCGACCTGGCCCACAAGCTGCTCAAGATCGGCATCGTGTCCACCCCGCTCTGGGACTCGCACGTCCAGGGGATGGCCGCGGCGGTCCTGGGTCCGGGCGACGCCGTGGTGGCCGTCTCCCACTCAGGCGATTCGCGGGACATCGTGGAGGCGCTGGAGTCGGCGCGGGCCCGCGGCGCCGCGACGGTCCTCTTGACCGGCTTTCCGGGTTCGCCGGCGGCGCGGGCGGCGGAGCTGGTGCTCCTGGCCCCGTGCCGGGAGACGCAGTACCGCACCGACTCGATGACCTCGCGCATCGTTCAGCTGGCGGTGATCGACGCCCTCTACGTGGCGATGGTCCTGGCCGACCCCGAACGGGCCCGGGCCGTCATCCACGAGACCTCACGGGCAGCCGCCCGGAAGAAGCTGTGA
- the mqnC gene encoding cyclic dehypoxanthinyl futalosine synthase encodes MSIATGTGIRHILEKAYAGERLTFEDGLALMKSPDLLEIAAAADHVRRRFHPDDTVTFIIDRNINYTNICAAQCSFCAFKRDPGHPEGYVLSWEELDRKCQELVDQGGTQVLLQGGLNPDLKLEYYQELIHRIQSKFPQLTVHGFSPAEIWFLARISRMTLRECIQALRDAGLRSIPGGGGEILVDRVRRRIGKGKVLTDQWFEVMEVAQELGLNTTATMMYGHVETVEEQVETLVRIRNSQDRYGGYMAFIHWDFQPGGTRLGLEMEAEGGYHLGTGWDYLRIMAVARLILDNIPNIQVSWVTQGPKLAQVALRFGANDFGGTMMEENVVSAAGTIHHVNPDDAVRLIRDAGFHPAQRDTFYNVIRRF; translated from the coding sequence TTGAGCATCGCCACCGGCACCGGCATCCGGCACATCCTCGAGAAGGCGTACGCTGGCGAGCGGCTCACCTTCGAGGACGGCCTGGCGCTCATGAAGAGCCCGGACCTCCTGGAGATCGCCGCTGCGGCCGACCACGTGCGCCGCCGCTTCCACCCGGATGACACGGTGACCTTCATCATCGACCGGAACATCAACTACACGAACATCTGCGCCGCGCAGTGCTCGTTCTGCGCCTTCAAGCGCGACCCGGGGCACCCCGAGGGCTACGTCCTCTCGTGGGAGGAGCTCGACCGGAAGTGCCAGGAGCTGGTCGACCAGGGCGGCACGCAGGTCCTGCTCCAGGGCGGCCTCAATCCGGACCTGAAGCTCGAATACTACCAGGAACTCATCCACCGCATCCAGTCGAAGTTCCCCCAGCTCACCGTCCACGGGTTCTCGCCCGCCGAGATCTGGTTCCTCGCCCGCATCTCCCGGATGACCCTGCGGGAGTGCATCCAGGCGCTCAGGGACGCCGGCCTGCGGTCGATCCCCGGCGGCGGCGGCGAGATCCTCGTCGACCGGGTCCGGCGGCGCATCGGCAAGGGCAAGGTCCTGACCGACCAGTGGTTCGAGGTCATGGAGGTCGCCCAGGAACTCGGGCTCAACACCACCGCCACGATGATGTACGGGCACGTCGAGACGGTGGAGGAGCAGGTCGAGACCCTGGTCCGGATCCGCAACTCCCAGGACCGGTACGGCGGGTACATGGCCTTCATCCACTGGGACTTCCAGCCCGGCGGCACCCGGCTGGGGCTGGAGATGGAAGCGGAGGGGGGATATCACCTCGGCACCGGCTGGGACTACCTGCGCATCATGGCGGTGGCCCGGCTGATCCTGGACAACATCCCGAACATCCAGGTGTCGTGGGTGACGCAGGGCCCGAAGCTCGCCCAGGTGGCGCTGCGCTTCGGCGCCAACGACTTCGGCGGGACGATGATGGAGGAGAACGTGGTCTCCGCCGCCGGGACGATCCACCACGTGAACCCGGACGACGCCGTCCGGCTCATCCGGGACGCCGGCTTCCATCCGGCCCAGCGGGACACGTTCTACAACGTCATTCGGCGGTTCTGA